A single region of the Silene latifolia isolate original U9 population chromosome 8, ASM4854445v1, whole genome shotgun sequence genome encodes:
- the LOC141596760 gene encoding small ribosomal subunit protein uS13z/uS13y/uS13x-like isoform X2: protein MPSFNNSIMLRKIFGGGVLTAAELGNLLMILANPRELKTPDWHLNRQEDYSDGRFRQIVSNNKLDMKLRDKADQRCTKIRNYSGVRVCEQRTRTVGRR, encoded by the exons ATGCCTAG CTTTAACAATTCAATAATGTTGAGAAAGATATTTGGAGGTGGCGTATTGACGGCTGCAGAGCTTGGTAATCTCCTGATGATTTTGGCAAATCCACGGGAGTTGAAGACACCAGACTGGCATCTTAATAGACAGGAGGACTACTCAGATGGTCGTTTCAGGCAGATCGTTTCTAACAACAAGCTTGACATGAAACTGCGAGACAAGGCTGATCAGCGCTGTACGAAAATCAG AAACTACTCAGGTGTTAGAGTTTGTGAACAACGCACCAGAACCGTCGGACGCAGGTGA
- the LOC141596760 gene encoding small ribosomal subunit protein uS13z/uS13y/uS13x-like isoform X1 gives MLPEESRLAIWRYLKTEMEQTRLRMEKSLPASQDFQQILHILKKTYKQFLVTPEDFDNILRILNTSSDGLHMLVFALSSINGIGKCYALICCKKAGIDIDGYICFNNSIMLRKIFGGGVLTAAELGNLLMILANPRELKTPDWHLNRQEDYSDGRFRQIVSNNKLDMKLRDKADQRCTKIRNYSGVRVCEQRTRTVGRR, from the exons ATGTTACCAGAAGAGTCACGGCTAGCAATTTGGCGTTATCTCAAAACAGAAATGGAACAGACTCGGTTACGTATGGAGAAGTCTTTGCCAGCAAGCCAGGATTTCCAACAAATTTTGCATATACTCAAAAAAACATATAAACAGTTTCTGGTAACACCCGAAGATTTCGATAATATTTTGCGTATATTAAACACTAGTAGTGATGGGCTGCATATGCTCGTGTTTGCATTGTCGTCCATCAACGGTATTGGCAAATGTTATGCTCTTATTTGCTGCAAGAAGGCTGGCATTGACATCGACGGCTACATATG CTTTAACAATTCAATAATGTTGAGAAAGATATTTGGAGGTGGCGTATTGACGGCTGCAGAGCTTGGTAATCTCCTGATGATTTTGGCAAATCCACGGGAGTTGAAGACACCAGACTGGCATCTTAATAGACAGGAGGACTACTCAGATGGTCGTTTCAGGCAGATCGTTTCTAACAACAAGCTTGACATGAAACTGCGAGACAAGGCTGATCAGCGCTGTACGAAAATCAG AAACTACTCAGGTGTTAGAGTTTGTGAACAACGCACCAGAACCGTCGGACGCAGGTGA